One region of Bacillus pumilus genomic DNA includes:
- a CDS encoding DeoR/GlpR family DNA-binding transcription regulator: MIKTKRIQQIKEYVFDRESASLDELVAHFGVSKNTIRRDVQALVESGVLKKVYGGVAVNHSTLVVYQERKTRQLNKKQLIGQTAAAFVENGDMIFVDSGTTTLEMLPYLTEKQVTVVTNNVDFITQAMPYENFTIFSTGGMLERKTNSFVGYQSVERLKAYNVNKAFIASTGLSIDHGVTNSSPLETDIKKTVVEKSAKTFLLVDDSKFNHYALTTFCHLQDLDVVVTNKQPNEDYLQYGKEHDVRFVTPSSK, encoded by the coding sequence ATGATCAAAACAAAACGGATTCAGCAAATCAAAGAGTATGTGTTTGACCGAGAATCTGCCTCACTAGATGAGCTTGTGGCGCATTTTGGCGTTTCAAAAAACACGATACGCCGAGATGTACAAGCATTGGTCGAGTCCGGCGTGCTCAAAAAAGTATATGGCGGAGTGGCTGTGAATCATTCAACATTAGTAGTATATCAGGAGCGAAAGACCCGTCAGCTGAATAAAAAGCAATTGATTGGTCAAACGGCTGCTGCTTTTGTGGAGAATGGGGATATGATTTTTGTTGATTCTGGAACGACAACACTTGAGATGCTTCCCTATTTGACTGAGAAACAGGTGACTGTTGTGACCAATAATGTAGATTTTATTACACAGGCGATGCCTTATGAGAATTTCACTATCTTTTCCACCGGCGGGATGCTTGAGAGAAAAACGAATTCATTCGTTGGCTATCAAAGTGTAGAGCGTTTGAAAGCTTACAATGTCAATAAAGCCTTTATCGCATCAACTGGTTTATCCATTGATCACGGCGTCACGAATTCGTCCCCGCTTGAAACGGATATTAAAAAGACGGTTGTTGAAAAAAGTGCCAAAACGTTTTTATTAGTGGATGATAGTAAATTTAATCATTACGCTTTGACCACATTTTGTCATTTGCAAGATCTTGATGTCGTCGTGACGAATAAACAGCCAAATGAAGATTATCTTCAATATGGAAAAGAGCATGATGTACGGTTTGTCACGCCTTCATCAAAATAG
- a CDS encoding enoyl-CoA hydratase, translated as MTSLVNFTIQDEQIGIMTLNRPEQANSLSAAMLEEINQLIQEIKHDESIRCLLMTGAGSNVFCAGADLKERRLMTEEEAKAAVLSIQQTFTEIESLPVPVIAVMNGIALGGGLELALACDIRIARAGARLGLPETGLAIIPGAGGTQRLPRVVGLGKAKELIFTGASLQAEEAIQIGLIEHLSLGDSLMNDAISLAKQIAKNGPIALKEAKRAIQMSLDHDLRTGLMKEYEAYVRLIDTEDRMEGLQAFQEKRTPQYRGN; from the coding sequence ATGACATCATTGGTCAATTTTACGATACAAGATGAACAGATTGGGATCATGACCTTAAACAGACCAGAACAAGCAAATTCCCTATCTGCTGCGATGCTTGAGGAGATCAATCAACTCATTCAAGAAATCAAACATGATGAAAGCATCCGCTGCCTGCTCATGACAGGAGCTGGTTCTAACGTTTTTTGCGCAGGTGCTGATTTAAAAGAGCGACGATTGATGACAGAAGAAGAAGCAAAAGCGGCAGTTCTGTCAATTCAGCAAACCTTTACAGAAATTGAATCCCTTCCTGTACCTGTCATTGCCGTCATGAACGGAATCGCACTTGGCGGAGGACTTGAGCTCGCGCTAGCTTGTGATATTCGCATCGCACGAGCCGGAGCAAGACTCGGTCTGCCAGAAACAGGACTAGCTATCATACCAGGGGCAGGAGGGACGCAGCGGCTTCCGCGTGTCGTCGGACTCGGTAAAGCAAAAGAACTGATTTTCACAGGTGCTTCATTACAAGCTGAAGAAGCCATTCAAATTGGACTAATTGAGCACCTCTCTTTAGGAGATTCCCTTATGAATGACGCCATTTCTCTCGCAAAACAAATCGCCAAAAACGGCCCAATTGCTCTAAAAGAAGCGAAACGAGCGATTCAAATGAGTCTTGATCACGATCTGCGTACAGGTTTGATGAAGGAATACGAAGCCTATGTACGGCTCATTGATACAGAAGATCGAATGGAGGGCCTTCAAGCTTTCCAAGAAAAACGAACGCCTCAATACAGAGGCAACTAG
- a CDS encoding tyrosine-protein phosphatase, whose protein sequence is MNQSNNPFSKLANFREVGGLHTTDEMVIREGMIYRSADLSRLTKQDIETFSTLGIQTVCDLRTASERKSHPPKIKEHNKIVHIPMHPDSKMPSKWTMFRMLVAEGKSFTFTPIMKDLYQSMLTERKEEIQQLFTLLSDKSNYPLMLHCTSGKDRTGFLSALIQLAAGVPMSAVLSEYMRSNEGVKMLVRRQQRFVRMMSLYRVSKEQIQPLLGVQQDYLGDVLNEMMETYGSAQRYLIEACDIPEAQLKEMKNILLTPSAGIRSQKAE, encoded by the coding sequence ATGAATCAATCAAACAACCCATTTTCAAAGCTTGCGAATTTTAGAGAAGTAGGGGGACTTCACACAACAGATGAAATGGTGATCAGGGAGGGGATGATTTATCGATCCGCAGATTTGTCCCGTCTGACGAAACAAGATATCGAGACGTTTTCGACCCTTGGGATTCAAACCGTTTGTGATCTTCGTACAGCCTCAGAACGCAAATCACATCCGCCAAAGATCAAGGAACATAACAAAATCGTCCATATTCCCATGCATCCTGACAGTAAGATGCCAAGTAAATGGACCATGTTTCGTATGCTGGTAGCAGAAGGGAAATCTTTCACTTTCACACCGATTATGAAGGATTTATATCAAAGCATGCTCACAGAGCGTAAAGAAGAAATTCAGCAACTGTTCACACTGCTTTCAGATAAAAGCAATTACCCGCTGATGCTTCACTGCACAAGCGGTAAGGACCGGACAGGCTTTTTATCTGCCCTCATTCAATTAGCAGCAGGTGTACCGATGTCTGCCGTTTTAAGTGAATACATGCGCTCTAACGAAGGGGTGAAAATGCTTGTCAGAAGGCAGCAGCGATTTGTCCGGATGATGAGTTTATATCGGGTATCAAAAGAGCAAATTCAGCCGCTTCTCGGTGTGCAGCAAGATTATCTGGGAGATGTGCTAAACGAAATGATGGAGACATACGGGAGTGCACAGCGGTATTTAATCGAGGCTTGTGACATCCCTGAAGCCCAGCTCAAGGAAATGAAAAACATCCTGCTGACACCATCTGCTGGCATTCGATCTCAAAAAGCGGAATAA
- a CDS encoding acetyl-CoA carboxylase biotin carboxyl carrier protein subunit gives MKTVTIQMAGNLWKLLVKQGDEVQKGQEVAILESMKMEIPIVAEEAGVISKVYKAEGEFVDEGEVLLELTE, from the coding sequence ATGAAAACGGTCACGATACAAATGGCGGGAAACTTATGGAAGCTTCTTGTGAAACAAGGCGATGAAGTGCAAAAAGGGCAGGAGGTCGCTATCTTGGAATCAATGAAAATGGAGATTCCAATAGTGGCAGAAGAGGCAGGTGTCATCAGCAAAGTGTATAAAGCAGAGGGAGAATTTGTCGATGAAGGGGAGGTTCTTTTAGAGCTGACAGAATAG
- a CDS encoding AMP-binding protein gives MMSIHPQTIGSLLKEKKEQHPAHEAIVYPERSLRYSYEAFFKEVKETGKGLMALGVQKGDHIAIMAPNVPEWLMLQFACASIGAVLVTVNTNFQSQELAYLLKHSDSSMLFIVDGFKETSYVRMLEDLIPELQTAHQGEITSTAFPYLKSVVYIGERTPKGMRSWDSIQAATKRTEDDEWEKRMEELTPDDVINMQYTSGTTGYPKGVMLSHTNIVCNASQIADCMKLTREDRMCIPVPFFHCFGSVLGVLACLAKGGTIIPIESFHPERVLQTVEKEKCTVLHGVPTMFIAELDHPNFHKYNLSTLRTGIMAGSLCPSHVMKAVIEQMGLKELTIAYGQTESSPVITQTRTDDSFERRVQTVGRALPHIEVKITAPGTPYEVPRGEQGELCTRGYHVMKGYYKNEEATNEVIDEDGWLHTGDLAEMDEDGYVIITGRLKDMIIRGGENVYPKEIEDVLYTHPAILDAQVVGIPDETYGEEAAAFIRLKQGHAVTIETLTSYCQSQMARYKIPKYFFITDEYPMTASGKIQKFRLKKQALDLIKE, from the coding sequence ATGATGTCGATTCATCCACAAACGATTGGCTCCCTATTAAAAGAGAAAAAGGAGCAGCACCCAGCACATGAAGCCATTGTGTATCCAGAACGTTCATTACGTTATTCATACGAAGCGTTTTTTAAAGAGGTCAAGGAAACAGGGAAAGGTCTTATGGCATTAGGCGTTCAAAAAGGAGATCATATCGCCATTATGGCACCCAATGTACCTGAATGGCTCATGCTGCAATTCGCCTGCGCTTCTATTGGAGCCGTTCTTGTCACCGTGAATACGAACTTTCAATCACAAGAACTCGCTTACTTACTAAAGCACTCTGATAGCAGCATGCTGTTTATCGTAGACGGGTTTAAAGAGACATCTTATGTCAGAATGCTTGAAGACCTCATCCCAGAGCTCCAAACAGCTCATCAGGGCGAGATCACTTCAACAGCATTTCCATATTTAAAAAGTGTCGTCTATATTGGCGAGCGCACGCCAAAGGGCATGCGCAGCTGGGACAGTATTCAAGCTGCTACCAAAAGAACGGAGGATGATGAATGGGAGAAACGAATGGAGGAGCTGACGCCTGATGACGTCATTAATATGCAATATACGTCAGGGACTACCGGCTACCCAAAAGGCGTCATGCTCAGCCATACAAACATCGTCTGCAATGCCAGTCAAATCGCAGATTGCATGAAGCTCACCCGTGAAGACCGCATGTGTATCCCCGTGCCGTTTTTTCATTGCTTTGGGTCTGTTCTTGGCGTACTTGCTTGTCTCGCAAAAGGTGGCACGATCATTCCAATTGAATCTTTCCACCCAGAGCGCGTCCTTCAAACAGTGGAAAAAGAGAAGTGCACGGTTCTTCACGGCGTCCCGACAATGTTCATTGCAGAGCTTGATCATCCGAATTTCCACAAGTACAATCTGTCTACATTACGCACCGGCATTATGGCAGGATCTCTATGCCCATCCCATGTGATGAAAGCCGTCATTGAACAAATGGGTCTGAAGGAGCTCACGATTGCCTACGGCCAGACTGAAAGCTCACCTGTCATTACCCAAACAAGAACGGATGATTCATTTGAAAGGCGGGTTCAAACAGTCGGCCGGGCGCTTCCTCACATCGAAGTGAAAATCACCGCCCCAGGTACCCCATATGAAGTACCAAGAGGAGAACAAGGCGAGCTGTGCACGAGAGGCTATCACGTGATGAAAGGCTACTATAAAAATGAAGAAGCCACAAATGAAGTCATTGATGAGGACGGGTGGCTTCATACAGGAGATTTAGCGGAGATGGATGAGGATGGCTATGTGATAATCACAGGACGGCTGAAAGATATGATCATTAGAGGCGGGGAAAATGTTTATCCAAAAGAGATTGAAGACGTTCTTTACACGCATCCAGCCATTCTTGATGCACAGGTCGTCGGTATTCCTGACGAGACTTACGGAGAAGAAGCCGCCGCATTCATTCGGCTCAAACAAGGTCACGCGGTGACGATTGAGACATTAACCAGCTACTGTCAGTCACAAATGGCACGCTACAAAATTCCGAAATATTTTTTCATCACAGACGAGTATCCGATGACCGCCTCAGGGAAGATTCAAAAATTTCGTCTGAAAAAACAGGCGCTTGATCTAATAAAGGAGTGA
- a CDS encoding hydroxymethylglutaryl-CoA lyase yields MALPKRVLIREVGPRDGLQNESTWLDTSEKQRWIELLTAARLPYIEVTSFVHPKWVPALKDAKELAQSLHKKGDITYAALIPNEKGLAHFFEANLDTGAMFISSSETHNKKNMNQSIHETLPVIKQMTADLKAAGKHTRAYISTVFGCPYEHQVPMDQVLRLTDMLLSYGIDEISLGDTIGEAHPLQVERRLDILLERFPADKIALHFHDTKGMGLANIYTALKAGITTFDASSGGLGGCPYAPGSSGNVATEDVVHMLQKLGIETNIDFPALIKAAEWIETKVNRTLPSHCLRAFHSHTTS; encoded by the coding sequence ATGGCATTACCAAAACGTGTACTTATTAGGGAGGTCGGCCCGCGGGACGGATTGCAAAATGAATCCACTTGGCTGGACACAAGTGAGAAGCAAAGATGGATTGAACTGCTCACAGCAGCCCGGCTCCCTTATATTGAAGTCACCTCATTTGTTCATCCTAAATGGGTCCCAGCCTTAAAAGATGCCAAAGAATTAGCCCAATCCTTACACAAAAAAGGCGATATCACCTATGCAGCACTCATTCCTAACGAAAAAGGCTTAGCTCACTTTTTTGAAGCAAATCTTGACACAGGCGCTATGTTTATCTCTTCGAGTGAAACGCATAACAAAAAGAATATGAATCAATCCATCCACGAAACACTTCCTGTCATCAAACAAATGACAGCTGATTTAAAAGCAGCCGGAAAACACACACGCGCATATATTTCCACCGTGTTTGGCTGCCCTTATGAACATCAAGTGCCAATGGATCAAGTATTGCGGTTAACGGATATGCTGCTTTCTTATGGCATTGATGAAATATCACTCGGCGACACCATTGGAGAAGCCCATCCGCTTCAAGTAGAAAGGCGCTTAGACATTTTACTTGAACGTTTTCCTGCTGATAAAATCGCTCTTCATTTTCATGATACGAAAGGGATGGGTCTTGCCAATATTTATACGGCATTAAAAGCGGGAATCACCACATTTGACGCCTCTAGCGGCGGGCTAGGCGGCTGTCCATATGCGCCTGGCTCTAGCGGAAATGTCGCGACAGAAGATGTCGTGCATATGCTTCAAAAACTAGGAATCGAAACCAATATCGATTTTCCAGCATTGATAAAAGCGGCAGAATGGATCGAAACAAAAGTAAATCGAACCCTGCCTAGTCATTGTTTACGTGCTTTTCACTCTCATACTACTTCATAA
- a CDS encoding acetyl-CoA carboxylase biotin carboxylase subunit, with amino-acid sequence MFKKVLIANRGEIARRIIRTCKRLGINTVAVYSEADQHALHVQEADSAYLIGGAKVSESYLNMEVIIEVAKQTNTDAIHPGYGLLSENAAFAERCRSEGIAFIGPSAQVIQRMGNKIEARKTMDHTGIPIVPGVSAPLHDAEEGISKAQSLGYPIMLKASSGGGGIGMQLVRNDEELRKAFEGNQKRAQSFFNDGTLYMEKVIEDARHIEIQVLFDSFGHGVHLFERDCSLQRRHQKIIEEAPAACLDESVRQEMGRVAVKAAKAIGYENAGTIECLVDQNQQFYFLEMNTRLQVEHPVTEEITGIDLVEEQLKIAASEPLSFNQEDIHQIGHAIEVRIYAEDPVTFYPSPGTITRLSIPEAPYIRHESSVTSGSVITPYYDPMIAKMVVYGDTRKLAIERLNVALQAYEIEGIKTNLPLLREMAGSSAFLRGSITTDFLMKKREGNRS; translated from the coding sequence ATGTTCAAAAAAGTATTGATCGCCAATCGAGGCGAAATTGCTCGTCGAATTATTCGGACTTGTAAAAGGCTCGGGATCAACACCGTGGCTGTTTATTCAGAGGCAGATCAGCATGCGCTTCATGTACAAGAAGCAGACAGCGCCTATCTGATTGGAGGTGCAAAAGTATCTGAAAGCTATTTAAACATGGAAGTGATCATTGAGGTAGCCAAGCAGACAAATACAGACGCCATCCACCCTGGGTATGGCCTTTTATCAGAAAATGCCGCCTTTGCTGAACGGTGCCGCAGCGAAGGAATCGCTTTTATTGGTCCATCTGCACAGGTCATTCAGCGCATGGGGAATAAAATTGAAGCGAGAAAAACGATGGATCATACGGGAATCCCCATTGTACCTGGCGTTTCAGCACCTCTCCATGACGCAGAAGAAGGAATCAGTAAAGCGCAGTCACTCGGTTATCCGATCATGCTCAAGGCATCCAGCGGAGGCGGAGGTATCGGAATGCAGCTTGTCCGAAATGATGAGGAGCTGCGTAAAGCTTTCGAGGGAAATCAAAAAAGAGCGCAAAGTTTTTTTAACGACGGGACGCTTTATATGGAAAAGGTCATTGAAGACGCGCGGCACATTGAAATCCAGGTCCTCTTTGATTCATTCGGCCACGGGGTTCACTTATTTGAGCGCGACTGTTCACTCCAGAGAAGACACCAGAAAATCATCGAAGAAGCACCAGCTGCCTGTCTCGATGAATCCGTAAGACAAGAGATGGGACGGGTGGCGGTGAAAGCAGCCAAAGCCATCGGCTATGAAAATGCAGGGACAATTGAATGTTTAGTCGATCAAAATCAACAATTTTACTTTCTAGAGATGAACACGAGATTACAAGTAGAGCACCCTGTCACAGAAGAAATTACAGGTATTGATCTTGTCGAGGAGCAACTGAAAATCGCTGCATCAGAGCCGCTTTCCTTCAATCAGGAGGACATTCATCAAATCGGGCATGCCATCGAGGTCAGAATCTATGCGGAGGACCCCGTCACCTTTTATCCGTCACCAGGAACAATCACTCGGCTATCTATACCAGAAGCTCCCTATATACGCCATGAATCAAGTGTGACAAGCGGGAGCGTCATTACCCCATATTACGATCCAATGATTGCGAAGATGGTCGTTTACGGTGATACACGAAAACTTGCAATAGAACGATTAAACGTTGCGTTACAAGCATATGAAATAGAAGGGATCAAAACCAACTTACCGCTTTTGAGGGAAATGGCTGGATCATCTGCTTTCTTACGTGGCAGCATCACAACCGATTTTCTCATGAAAAAAAGGGAGGGGAACCGTTCATGA
- a CDS encoding glycoside hydrolase family 10 protein produces MVKKICMTCLTLILMFVFLLIPSSSLARPIPKGKLESTREMRAVWIASVYNLDWPSKKGLPVKEQKEEFIHLLDEIKAMNMNAVIMQIKPTADAFYPSAYGPWSEYLTGTQGKDPGYDPLEFMIEEAHKRGLEFHAWFNPYRITMNHTDLSRLSADHPAKKHPDWTIAYGNQLYFNPGIPKAQEFIVGGIEEVVKNYDIDAVHMDDYFYPNKIAGVPFPDQETYETYGKKAFTHIEDWRRDNVNQLVKQINDTVKKVKPYVKFGISPFGVWRNIKDDPSGSNTTAGMTNYDDLYADTREWIQQHDIDYVTPQIYWSIGFQAAAYDVLTKWWSNEVKGEPVHLYIGQATYKINQNSDPAWSDPEEYFRQIQLNRQSPLVQGSMHFSLKDINRNPLNVKNRLIEDAYRKPALIPEMPWLHQKAPKKPIIQSIKKTADGAALQIKNDPQSTASYYAVYRLTTKGTYELLQTVRKETGTLTSVKDLSVHQNKSVTYKVTALNRLHHESKPSTKRVR; encoded by the coding sequence ATGGTGAAAAAGATCTGTATGACGTGTCTAACACTAATTTTAATGTTTGTATTCTTATTGATTCCTTCTAGCAGTCTAGCTCGTCCAATCCCAAAAGGGAAGCTTGAAAGCACAAGAGAGATGCGCGCAGTATGGATCGCATCGGTTTATAATTTAGATTGGCCTTCAAAGAAAGGGCTGCCTGTCAAAGAGCAAAAAGAAGAGTTTATTCATTTGTTAGATGAGATCAAAGCGATGAATATGAATGCCGTGATCATGCAAATTAAACCGACAGCAGATGCCTTTTACCCTTCGGCATACGGGCCGTGGTCCGAATATTTAACCGGCACGCAAGGGAAAGATCCCGGGTATGACCCGCTTGAATTCATGATCGAAGAAGCTCATAAACGCGGGCTCGAATTTCACGCTTGGTTTAACCCGTATCGCATCACAATGAATCATACCGATCTCAGCCGTTTATCAGCCGATCACCCGGCAAAAAAACATCCTGATTGGACCATTGCATACGGAAATCAGCTTTATTTCAATCCAGGCATTCCAAAAGCTCAGGAGTTCATTGTCGGCGGTATAGAAGAAGTCGTGAAAAACTACGATATTGATGCAGTGCATATGGATGATTATTTTTACCCGAATAAAATAGCCGGTGTGCCGTTCCCAGATCAAGAAACGTATGAAACATATGGAAAAAAGGCATTTACGCATATAGAAGATTGGCGAAGAGATAATGTGAACCAATTGGTCAAGCAAATCAACGACACCGTGAAGAAAGTAAAGCCGTATGTGAAATTTGGTATTAGCCCATTTGGAGTATGGCGCAACATAAAGGATGATCCGTCTGGTTCAAATACCACAGCAGGGATGACCAATTACGATGATTTGTATGCTGATACAAGAGAGTGGATTCAACAGCATGATATCGACTATGTCACCCCGCAAATTTACTGGAGCATCGGTTTTCAGGCAGCCGCCTATGACGTGCTCACGAAATGGTGGTCAAATGAAGTGAAGGGAGAGCCTGTTCACCTGTACATTGGTCAGGCGACGTATAAAATTAATCAAAACAGTGATCCCGCTTGGTCAGATCCAGAAGAATACTTTCGGCAGATCCAGCTAAACAGACAGTCACCTCTCGTACAGGGAAGCATGCACTTTAGCCTAAAGGATATCAACCGTAACCCTTTGAATGTCAAAAATCGATTGATAGAAGATGCGTACCGTAAACCGGCTCTCATTCCAGAAATGCCTTGGCTTCATCAGAAAGCGCCAAAAAAACCAATCATTCAATCTATTAAAAAAACAGCAGATGGTGCAGCTTTACAGATCAAAAATGATCCGCAATCTACCGCATCCTATTATGCAGTCTATCGATTGACGACGAAAGGAACATATGAGTTGCTTCAAACTGTTAGAAAAGAAACTGGTACGCTGACATCCGTCAAAGATCTTTCAGTTCACCAGAATAAGAGTGTTACTTACAAAGTAACGGCTCTCAATCGTCTTCATCACGAAAGCAAACCTTCTACAAAAAGAGTGAGATAA
- a CDS encoding acyl-CoA dehydrogenase family protein: MDFELTKEQQMIRQMVKEFAKEEIAPLAQTIDEQAVFPAQTFQKMGELGLMGIPFPEKYGGSGGDTISYALAVEEIGKQCASTGLSYAAAVSLGASPLYYFGTEEQKMDHLVPLASGTALGSFGLTEPNAGSDAKGTKTKAVKDGQEYVISGEKCWITNANFARTIIVTAVSDHDEHGRPIISAFIVEKGQKGLTITNPYDKMGVRGSDTAEIILDNVRVPAHHILGDPNKGFKQFLYTLDGGRISIAALSVGIAQAALDASLSYAKERKQFGQTLSSFQAIQFKLADMAMQIELARQMVWKAAWLKDHGKPFTKEAAYAKLFASEMATKASLDAVQIHGGTGYMKECGVERLVRDAKLMEIGEGTSEIQRLVIARQLLA, encoded by the coding sequence ATGGATTTTGAATTAACGAAAGAACAGCAAATGATTCGGCAGATGGTCAAAGAATTCGCCAAGGAAGAAATTGCACCACTCGCTCAAACCATTGATGAACAGGCTGTATTCCCAGCCCAAACTTTTCAAAAAATGGGGGAGCTCGGCTTGATGGGTATTCCTTTTCCAGAGAAATACGGAGGCTCAGGTGGAGATACAATCTCATATGCGCTCGCTGTAGAAGAAATCGGAAAACAGTGTGCCAGTACAGGTCTTAGCTATGCCGCGGCCGTTTCCTTAGGCGCAAGCCCGCTGTATTACTTCGGTACAGAGGAACAAAAAATGGATCACCTCGTCCCGCTGGCCTCTGGAACAGCACTCGGTTCCTTCGGATTAACGGAGCCAAATGCAGGATCAGATGCTAAAGGGACAAAAACAAAAGCGGTCAAAGACGGACAAGAATATGTGATTAGCGGGGAGAAATGCTGGATCACAAACGCCAATTTTGCCAGAACCATTATCGTTACCGCCGTATCGGATCACGATGAGCACGGCCGCCCGATCATTTCCGCCTTCATTGTAGAAAAAGGGCAAAAAGGGCTGACCATTACAAATCCATACGACAAAATGGGGGTGCGCGGTTCAGATACGGCTGAAATCATTTTAGACAACGTACGTGTACCAGCTCATCATATATTAGGAGATCCAAACAAAGGCTTCAAGCAATTTTTATACACTTTAGACGGGGGGCGAATTTCGATTGCTGCCTTATCTGTTGGGATCGCACAAGCTGCACTAGATGCTTCTCTCTCCTATGCAAAGGAAAGAAAGCAATTTGGGCAGACTCTTTCTTCCTTTCAAGCCATTCAGTTTAAGCTGGCAGATATGGCGATGCAAATAGAACTCGCTAGACAAATGGTGTGGAAAGCCGCCTGGCTGAAAGATCATGGCAAGCCATTTACAAAAGAAGCTGCCTATGCCAAACTTTTCGCTTCAGAAATGGCGACAAAAGCAAGTCTTGATGCTGTCCAAATTCACGGAGGAACAGGCTATATGAAAGAGTGCGGGGTAGAACGGCTTGTGAGAGATGCCAAGCTCATGGAAATTGGAGAAGGCACCTCTGAAATTCAGCGTTTAGTCATCGCAAGACAATTGTTAGCTTAA